The Scyliorhinus torazame isolate Kashiwa2021f chromosome 7, sScyTor2.1, whole genome shotgun sequence genome has a window encoding:
- the LOC140426808 gene encoding homeobox protein Nkx-6.3-like has protein sequence MQPMFSERALYPAFLPGPCAFYQGAGPPSPSTKLQEEPPAKKRPFTVEFLLSKSPPEGGDCSGQPLQVNPGAAWGPGPGDYPVLSPAPAYHPQRWYSRWNMYGADWRCSSPSPLLSPSPAKEVKLKRFRAIFTQEQLAVLEREFRKSRYIVGPQRVTLAAVLGLTVLQVKVWFQNRRIKWKKDAEKPGGSRAACEGPSEDSPGSRSGWPSNQEKRASHPPLEK, from the exons ATGCAGCCCATGTTCTCGGAGCGAGCCCTTTACCCAGCTTTTCTGCCGGGTCCCTGTGCTTTTTACCAGGGGGCtgggcccccctctccctccaccaagcTCCAGGAGGAGCCTCCAGCCAAGAAGCGACCCTTCACCGTGGAGTTCCTTCTCTCCAAGTCTCCCCCAGAGGGCGGGGACTGCAGCGGACAGCCACTTCAGGTCAATCCTGGAGCTGCGTGGGGCCCTGGGCCCGGGGACTACCCCGTCCTCTCCCCGGCTCCGGCTTACCATCCTCAACGTTGGTACAGCAGATGGAACATGTACGGTGCAG ATTGGCGGTGCAGTTCACCTTCTCCCCTGCTCTCTCCAAGCCCGGCCAAAGAGGTCAAGTTAAAGCGCTTCAGGGCTATCTTCACTCAGGAGCAGCTCGCAGTGTTGGAGAGGGAGTTCAGGAAAAGCCGCTACATTGTCGGCCCTCAGAGGGTGACCTTGGCTGCTGTCCTGGGCCTAACAGTACTGCAG GTGAAGGTTTGGTTTCAGAACAGACGGATCAAATGGAAGAAGGACGCCGAAAAACCTGGAGGCAGCCGGGCAGCATGTGAGGGACCGAGCGAGGACTCtcctggcagccgctcaggctggcccAGCAACCAGGAGAAAAGGGCAAGCCACCCCCCCCTGGAGAAATGA